A part of Sugiyamaella lignohabitans strain CBS 10342 chromosome D, complete sequence genomic DNA contains:
- the GCN20 gene encoding putative AAA family ATPase GCN20 (Positive regulator of the Gcn2p kinase activity; forms a complex with Gcn1p; proposed to stimulate Gcn2p activation by an uncharged tRNA; GO_component: GO:0005829 - cytosol [Evidence IPI] [PMID 9234705]; GO_component: GO:0022626 - cytosolic ribosome [Evidence IDA] [PMID 9234705]; GO_function: GO:0005524 - ATP binding [Evidence IEA,IEA]; GO_function: GO:0016887 - ATPase activity [Evidence IEA]; GO_function: GO:0016887 - ATPase activity [Evidence ISS] [PMID 7621831]; GO_function: GO:0017111 - nucleoside-triphosphatase activity [Evidence IEA]; GO_function: GO:0000166 - nucleotide binding [Evidence IEA,IEA]; GO_process: GO:0006200 - ATP catabolic process [Evidence IEA]; GO_process: GO:0008152 - metabolic process [Evidence IEA]; GO_process: GO:0006448 - regulation of translational elongation [Evidence IMP,IPI] [PMID 9234705]) has product MPSLPDQVRQSVPAIDPIVAEYAAGYVQHISESTSDPVFANNLDIDGEVEFISSLLKDAGGDPSSVDSLYEKLIEELKKIYAASASKPYIDSASRKLDRDTLLSAQKHNTNRFGAGGGSDGMDLDLLSGRKVESRVDKKKLEKAEKKIAAKLAKRAAKMTAVGYEASKLLNIDDKEDYDTFFLTVNPLELGASQGKSKDIKIENFDLYVGAGQRILSNTSLTLAYGRRYGVVGQNGIGKSTLLKALSRRELAVPKHITILYVEQEVTGDETSALQTVLDADVWRKHLLLEQKKINDRISEISDLVRPLETTDPDYKALDEERDDLESNLNDIYDKLTEIESDKAEGRAAAILFGLGFSAEAQQQPTNSFSGGWRMRLSLARALFCKPDLLLLDEPSNMLDVPSITYLSNYLQSYPSTVVVVSHDRAFLNEVATDIIHQHSERLDYYRGSNFDSFYATREERRKNQQREYENQMAYRKHLQTFIDKFRYNAAKSSEAQSRIKKLEKLPILEPPEEDQTVTFRFPDPDKLSPPVIQLQGVDFGYSPDKLLLKNVDLDVGIDSRIALVGGNGCGKTTLLKILMDQLKPISGLVSRNGRLRIGYFAQHHIDGMDINLSPVEWMAKMSPGKSDEECRRLLGAFGITGTLGLQKIALLSGGQKSRVAFACLGLNTPHILVLDEPSNHLDTAGLDALADALRNFKGGILMVSHDVSTIDRVCNEIWLSESGTVRKFPGSIYDYKKYTLKQSTGAGVIAKQ; this is encoded by the coding sequence ATGCCCAGTCTACCAGATCAAGTGCGCCAATCTGTGCCAGCTATTGATCCAATTGTCGCCGAGTATGCTGCCGGATATGTGCAGCATATTTCCGAGTCGACGTCGGATCCAGTATTCGCTAATAATCTCGATATTGACGGCGAAGTCGAGTTCATTTCATCTTTGTTGAAAGATGCTGGTGGCGACCCTTCGTCGGTGGATTCTTTATATGAGAAGTTGATTGAAGAGCTTAAAAAGATTTATGCTGCCAGTGCATCTAAGCCCTATATTGATTCGGCTTCAAGAAAACTGGACCGGGATACTCTGTTATCTGCTCAAAAACACAATACCAACAGGTTTGGTGCGGGTGGTGGATCCGATGGCATGGATCTTGATCTCTTGTCAGGTAGAAAGGTCGAGTCTCGTGTTGATAAAAAGAAGCTTGAAAAGGCTGAAAAGAAGATTGCCGCTAAACTGGCCAAGAGAGCTGCCAAGATGACTGCTGTGGGATATGAGGCATCTAAGCTATTGAATATAGACGACAAGGAGGATTACGATACTTTCTTCCTTACAGTCAATCCTCTGGAGCTTGGTGCATCTCAAGGAAAGAGCAAGGATATCAAGATCGAAAACTTTGACTTGTATGTGGGTGCTGGTCAACGTATTCTGTCTAATACTTCACTGACTCTGGCATATGGTCGTAGATACGGTGTTGTAGGCCAAAACGGTATTGGTAAATCCACTCTATTAAAGGCATTATCGAGACGTGAATTGGCGGTTCCAAAACATATCACGATTCTGTATGTCGAACAAGAAGTCACTGGTGACGAGACCTCAGCTTTACAAACGGTTCTGGATGCTGATGTATGGAGAAAGCATCTCTTATTAGAGCAAAAGAAGATCAATGACCGAATCTCGGAAATTTCAGATTTAGTTCGTCCTTTAGAAACAACTGATCCAGATTACAAAGCATTGGACGAAGAGAGAGACGATTTAGAATCCAATCTTAACGATATCTATGATAAATTGACCGAGATAGAGAGTGATAAAGCCGAGGGaagagctgctgctattctGTTTGGTCTTGGATTCTCTGCTGAAgcacaacaacaacctaCCAACTCGTTTTCTGGTGGTTGGAGAATGCGTCTTTCTCTTGCCAGAGCTCTGTTCTGTAAACCCGATCTACTTCTTCTCGATGAACCTTCCAATATGTTGGATGTTCCTTCCATCACTTATTTATCGAACTATCTCCAGTCATATCCATCAACTGTCGTGGTAGTTTCACACGATCGTGCATTCCTCAATGAAGTAGCCACCGACATTATCCACCAGCATTCCGAACGTTTAGATTATTACCGAGGATCCAACTTCGACTCATTCTACGCCACTCGTGAAGAACGACGAAAGAATCAACAACGTGAATACGAAAACCAAATGGCTTATCGTAAACATTTGCAAACATTCATCGATAAATTTAGATACAACGCAGCCAAGTCATCTGAAGCACAATCACGTATCAAGAAACTTGAAAAGCTACCCATTTTGGAGCCTCCAGAGGAAGACCAGACTGTTACATTCCGATTCCCTGATCCTGATAAGTTGTCACCACCAGTTATCCAGTTACAGGGAGTCGATTTCGGCTATTCGCCAGAtaagttgctgctgaagaatGTCGACCTGGATGTGGGAATTGACTCGCGTATTGCACTTGTCGGTGGTAACGGTTGCGGTAAGACGACGCTGCTGAAAATCCTCATGGACCAGCTCAAACCTATTTCCGGTTTGGTTTCGCGAAATGGCCGTCTCCGTATTGGTTATTTTGCTCAACATCATATTGACGGTATGGACATAAATCTGTCTCCAGTCGAGTGGATGGCAAAGATGAGTCCTGGAAAGTCTGACGAAGAgtgtcgtcgtcttcttgGAGCTTTTGGAATTACTGGTACTCTGGGTCTCCAAAAGATTGCCTTGCTTTCTGGAGGTCAAAAGTCAAGAGTCGCATTTGCATGTCTCGGACTGAACACTCCACATATCCTCGTGCTCGATGAACCTTCCAATCACTTGGATACCGCTGGTCTCGACGCTCTTGCTGACGCGCTTCGTAACTTCAAAGGTGGTATTCTCATGGTCTCGCACGATGTGAGCACCATCGACCGTGTCTGCAACGAAATCTGGCTCTCCGAAAGCGGCACCGTCCGCAAGTTCCCAGGCTCCATCTATGATTACAAGAAGTATACCCTCAAACAGTCTACTGGAGCAGGTGTTATCGCTAAGCAATAA
- the DIS3 gene encoding exosome catalytic subunit DIS3 (Exosome core complex catalytic subunit; has both endonuclease and 3'-5' exonuclease activity; involved in 3'-5' RNA processing and degradation in both the nucleus and the cytoplasm; role in degradation of tRNAs; has similarity to E. coli RNase R and to human DIS3; mutations in Dis3p corresponding to human mutations implicated in multiple myeloma cause phenotypes suggesting impaired exosome function; protein abundance increases in response to DNA replication stress; GO_component: GO:0005737 - cytoplasm [Evidence IEA,IEA]; GO_component: GO:0000177 - cytoplasmic exosome (RNase complex) [Evidence IDA] [PMID 10465791]; GO_component: GO:0000177 - cytoplasmic exosome (RNase complex) [Evidence IDA] [PMID 19046973]; GO_component: GO:0000178 - exosome (RNase complex) [Evidence IEA]; GO_component: GO:0005739 - mitochondrion [Evidence IEA,IEA]; GO_component: GO:0005739 - mitochondrion [Evidence IDA] [PMID 14576278]; GO_component: GO:0005739 - mitochondrion [Evidence IDA] [PMID 16823961]; GO_component: GO:0000176 - nuclear exosome (RNase complex) [Evidence IDA] [PMID 10465791]; GO_component: GO:0000176 - nuclear exosome (RNase complex) [Evidence IDA] [PMID 19046973]; GO_component: GO:0005730 - nucleolus [Evidence IEA]; GO_component: GO:0005730 - nucleolus [Evidence IDA] [PMID 22842922]; GO_component: GO:0005730 - nucleolus [Evidence IDA] [PMID 9562621]; GO_component: GO:0005634 - nucleus [Evidence IEA]; GO_component: GO:0005634 - nucleus [Evidence IDA] [PMID 22842922]; GO_function: GO:0000175 - 3'-5'-exoribonuclease activity [Evidence IDA,IMP] [PMID 17173052]; GO_function: GO:0000175 - 3'-5'-exoribonuclease activity [Evidence IDA,IMP] [PMID 17643380]; GO_function: GO:0003723 - RNA binding [Evidence IEA,IEA]; GO_function: GO:0004519 - endonuclease activity [Evidence IEA]; GO_function: GO:0004521 - endoribonuclease activity [Evidence IDA,IMP] [PMID 19060886]; GO_function: GO:0004521 - endoribonuclease activity [Evidence IDA] [PMID 19060898]; GO_function: GO:0004521 - endoribonuclease activity [Evidence IDA,IMP] [PMID 19129231]; GO_function: GO:0004527 - exonuclease activity [Evidence IEA]; GO_function: GO:0016787 - hydrolase activity [Evidence IEA]; GO_function: GO:0004518 - nuclease activity [Evidence IEA]; GO_function: GO:0000049 - tRNA binding [Evidence IDA,IMP] [PMID 17643380]; GO_process: GO:0000467 - exonucleolytic trimming to generate mature 3'-end of 5.8S rRNA from tricistronic rRNA transcript (SSU-rRNA, 5.8S rRNA, LSU-rRNA) [Evidence IMP] [PMID 10508172]; GO_process: GO:0000467 - exonucleolytic trimming to generate mature 3'-end of 5.8S rRNA from tricistronic rRNA transcript (SSU-rRNA, 5.8S rRNA, LSU-rRNA) [Evidence IMP] [PMID 9390555]; GO_process: GO:0043628 - ncRNA 3'-end processing [Evidence IMP] [PMID 11352936]; GO_process: GO:0070651 - nonfunctional rRNA decay [Evidence IMP] [PMID 19481524]; GO_process: GO:0071028 - nuclear mRNA surveillance [Evidence IMP] [PMID 11030620]; GO_process: GO:0071039 - nuclear polyadenylation-dependent CUT catabolic process [Evidence IMP] [PMID 15935759]; GO_process: GO:0071042 - nuclear polyadenylation-dependent mRNA catabolic process [Evidence IC] [PMID 10465791]; GO_process: GO:0071035 - nuclear polyadenylation-dependent rRNA catabolic process [Evidence IMP] [PMID 16431988]; GO_process: GO:0071035 - nuclear polyadenylation-dependent rRNA catabolic process [Evidence IMP] [PMID 18940861]; GO_process: GO:0071038 - nuclear polyadenylation-dependent tRNA catabolic process [Evidence IGI] [PMID 15145828]; GO_process: GO:0071038 - nuclear polyadenylation-dependent tRNA catabolic process [Evidence IDA] [PMID 15828860]; GO_process: GO:0071038 - nuclear polyadenylation-dependent tRNA catabolic process [Evidence IDA] [PMID 15935758]; GO_process: GO:0071038 - nuclear polyadenylation-dependent tRNA catabolic process [Evidence IDA,IMP] [PMID 17643380]; GO_process: GO:0070478 - nuclear-transcribed mRNA catabolic process, 3'-5' exonucleolytic nonsense-mediated decay [Evidence IC] [PMID 10465791]; GO_process: GO:0070481 - nuclear-transcribed mRNA catabolic process, non-stop decay [Evidence IC] [PMID 10465791]; GO_process: GO:0071051 - polyadenylation-dependent snoRNA 3'-end processing [Evidence IC] [PMID 10465791]; GO_process: GO:0016075 - rRNA catabolic process [Evidence IMP] [PMID 10508172]; GO_process: GO:0006364 - rRNA processing [Evidence IEA]): MAVATKRQSSSGRGSIAHKVFVRSSKAGNASKIVREQYLRSDIPCSSEACSVCIPPQNADGTFRPPVLAKIPNSNKQRGPHYVVVDTNIALKAIDLLEHKSIFYDVIIPQIVLEEVRNRSLPVYNRLRNLTKASDDEKRFYVFHNEFHQDTHVTRNKNESINDRNDRAIRQTSKWYQDHLKKTVDTRQNISSMDVDGDSSSSSAKMVVVPQIVLISDDRDNRTKAEAEGITALSLRSYLKEFPNGDDLLDLAPSDDWTATSSGLAAIYPSFYPMSRLLGGIKNGTLHQGILSISQFNFLEGSVRTQAYPKPILVLGRENLNRGFNGDVVVVELLPKSQWKIPSSSIIEEEELGKTEGADNESETIETDEERKALAEEALKAQHQQGESAASKVQPTARIVGIIKRNWRFYVGHVSAQSAAGVSSSDNSQKSIFVVPLDKCIPRIRIKTRKLGELVNKRIVVSIDDWPIHSRHPEGHFIRSLGEIESKEAETEALLLEHDVEYRPFPKSVLNCLPPEGHDWKVPENIESTTDEQLKKRRDLRHLLVCSIDPPNCQDIDDALHAHVLPNGNYEVGVHIADVTHFVKPNTPLDDEGASRGTSVYLVDKRIDMLPMLLGTDLCSLKPYVDRFSFSVLWEMTPQGEIVNTEFTKSIIRSREAFEYGQAQARIDDESQNDDLTKGMRILLDLSKKLKKGRMDAGALNLSSPEVKVNTESETSDPGNVEIKKLLDTNSLVEEFMLLANISVAKKIYESYPQTAMLRRHGAPPATNFEILNDQLRIKKGMSIDLESSKTLADSLDKCVDPEEPFFNNLVRIMATRCMLAAEYFPSGEYGYPEFRHYGLASEIYTHFTSPIRRYADVVAHRQLAGAIDYESLHPSHRDRNKMESICRNINKRHRNAQFAGRASIEYYVGQVLKADESEQEGFIIKVFSNGINILVPKFGVESLIHLEDLGDPETASYDEDTYTLHLQSKDDKKPIALSIFDKVKVYVRSVKDETSGKRKVHMSLRS; the protein is encoded by the coding sequence ATGGCTGTGGCAACCAAACGTCAGTCGTCCTCGGGACGCGGGTCTATTGCACATAAAGTGTTTGTTCGGTCGTCCAAGGCAGGAAATGCGTCCAAGATTGTTCGAGAACAGTACTTGAGATCAGATATTCCTTGTTCTTCTGAGGCTTGTTCTGTTTGTATTCCTCCTCAGAATGCGGATGGCACTTTTCGTCCTCCGGTTTTGGCGAAAATCCCAAATTCAAATAAGCAGAGGGGTCCTCATTACGTTGTAGTGGATACTAATATTGCTCTGAAGGCTATCGATTTGCTCGAACATAAGTCGATATTTTATGATGTTATTATTCCTCAGATTGTGCTGGAAGAAGTTCGAAACAGAAGTCTGCCTGTCTATAACCGATTGAGAAACTTGACAAAGGCGAGTGATGATGAGAAGAGATTTTATGTGTTTCATAATGAATTTCACCAGGATACTCATGTGACAAGAAATAAGAATGAAAGTATCAATGATCGAAACGATAGAGCTATTAGACAGACGTCAAAATGGTATCAAGatcatttgaaaaagacTGTTGATACGAGGCAGAATATAAGTAGCATGGATGTGGATGGCGActcgtcctcgtcttcGGCCAAAATGGTTGTGGTTCCTCAGATTGTTCTTATCTCTGATGACCGTGATAACCGTACCAAGGCTGAAGCTGAAGGTATCACTGCGTTGTCTCTTAGATCTTATTTGAAGGAGTTTCCTAATGGTGATGATTTATTGGACCTGGCACCTAGCGACGATTGGACTGCTACCAGTTCTGGACTTGCTGCTATTTATCCATCTTTCTACCCTATGTCAAGGCTTCTTGGTGGTATTAAGAATGGTACTTTGCATCAAGGTATATTGTCTATTAGTCAGTTTAATTTCTTAGAAGGTTCTGTCAGAACACAAGCCTATCCTAAACCAATTCTTGTACTAGGAAGAGAAAATCTCAATCGAGGATTTAATGGCGATGTCGTTGTTGTAGAACTTCTTCCTAAATCACAATGGAAAATCCCTTCTTCTAGTattattgaagaagaggaactTGGTAAAACTGAAGGTGCCGACAATGAGtctgaaacaattgaaactGATGAGGAAAGAAAGGCTTTGGCTGAAGAAGCCCTGAAAgctcaacatcaacagGGTGaatctgctgctagtaAAGTGCAACCTACAGCTCGTATTGTTGGTATTATCAAACGAAACTGGCGATTCTATGTTGGACATGTGTCAGCTcagtctgctgctggcgtTAGTTCTTCGGACAATTCTCAGAAGAGCATTTTTGTGGTTCCTCTCGACAAGTGTATTCCACGAATCCGTATCAAAACTAGGAAACTTGGTGAGCTCGTCAATAAGCGTATTGTGGTATCGATTGACGACTGGCCAATCCACTCGCGTCATCCTGAGGGTCACTTCATCCGAAGTTTAGGAGAAATTGAATCCAAGGAAGCTGAGACTGAAGCTTTGTTGTTGGAACATGATGTGGAATATAGACCCTTCCCCAAATCGGTTCTCAACTGCTTGCCCCCTGAGGGCCATGATTGGAAGGTTCCTGAGAATATTGAATCTACTACAGATGAACAACTGAAGAAACGTAGAGATTTGCGTCATCTTCTTGTTTGTAGTATCGATCCTCCCAACTGTCAGGATATTGATGACGCTCTTCACGCACACGTTCTGCCGAATGGTAACTACGAGGTTGGTGTTCATATCGCCGATGTCACTCACTTTGTCAAGCCTAATACTCCATTAGATGACGAGGGTGCTTCTCGCGGTACCTCTGTTTATCTGGTAGACAAGCGTATAGATATGTTGCCCATGCTCTTAGGTACTGATCTGTGTTCGTTGAAACCTTACGTTGACAGATTTTCGTTCTCTGTCCTTTGGGAAATGACTCCTCAAGGTGAAATTGTTAATACGGAATTCACCAAATCCATCATTCGTTCAAGAGAAGCTTTCGAATATGGACAAGCACAGGCCCGTATTGACGATGAGTCGCAAAACGATGATCTCACTAAAGGCATGCGTATTCTCCTAGATTTGTCAAAGAAACTTAAAAAGGGCAGAATGGACGCTGGTGCTCTCAACCTGTCGTCTCCTGAAGTCAAGGTCAATACCGAAAGTGAGACATCTGATCCTGGTAACGTGGAGATTAAGAAACTTCTTGACACCAACTCACTTGTTGAGGAGTTCATGTTGCTAGCCAATATCAGTGTGGCCAAGAAGATTTATGAATCATATCCACAGACTGCCATGCTTCGTAGACACGGAGCTCCTCCTGCTACTAATTTCGAAATCCTCAACGACCAACTCCGCATTAAAAAGGGAATGTCCATTGACCTTGAATCGTCCAAGACTCTTGCTGACAGTCTTGACAAATGTGTGGACCCAGAGGAACCTTTCTTCAATAATCTCGTTAGAATCATGGCTACTCGTTGTATGCTTGCAGCCGAATACTTCCCTTCAGGTGAATATGGATATCCCGAGTTCCGCCATTACGGTTTAGCATCTGAAATCTATACCCATTTCACCTCACCAATTCGTAGATACGCTGATGTTGTGGCTCATAGACAGCTTGCAGGAGCTATTGACTACGAGTCGTTGCATCCCAGCCACCGTGATAGGAACAAGATGGAAAGTATCTGTCGTAACATTAATAAAAGACACCGCAACGCCCAATTTGCCGGTCGTGCTTCTATTGAATACTACGTCGGACAGGTTCTCAAAGCTGACGAATCAGAGCAAGAAGGATTTATCATCAAGGTCTTTTCTAATGGTATCAACATCCTGGTGCCCAAATTCGGTGTCGAGAGTCTCATTCATCTCGAAGATCTCGGTGACCCAGAGACTGCCTCTTACGATGAAGACACCTATACTCTGCATCTTCAAAGCAAAGACGACAAGAAGCCCATTGCACTGTCCATTTTCGACAAGGTCAAAGTCTATGTACGTAGTGTAAAGGACGAGACCAGCGGTAAGCGTAAGGTCCACATGTCTCTCCGCAGTTAG
- the SPS19 gene encoding Sps19p (Peroxisomal 2,4-dienoyl-CoA reductase; auxiliary enzyme of fatty acid beta-oxidation; homodimeric enzyme required for growth and sporulation on petroselineate medium; expression induced during late sporulation and in the presence of oleate; GO_component: GO:0005782 - peroxisomal matrix [Evidence IDA] [PMID 9268358]; GO_component: GO:0005777 - peroxisome [Evidence IEA,IEA]; GO_function: GO:0008670 - 2,4-dienoyl-CoA reductase (NADPH) activity [Evidence IEA]; GO_function: GO:0008670 - 2,4-dienoyl-CoA reductase (NADPH) activity [Evidence IDA,ISS] [PMID 9268358]; GO_function: GO:0016491 - oxidoreductase activity [Evidence IEA]; GO_process: GO:0030437 - ascospore formation [Evidence IEP,IMP] [PMID 7969036]; GO_process: GO:0009062 - fatty acid catabolic process [Evidence IDA,ISS] [PMID 9268358]; GO_process: GO:0055114 - oxidation-reduction process [Evidence IEA]; GO_process: GO:0030435 - sporulation resulting in formation of a cellular spore [Evidence IEA]), with the protein MSGLLANKVAAITGGSSGIGRAIALEFAKNGAKVVINYYPNEQETSRAISLGNEIKQLFPNTTEPVYSSVPGDIGDPATGKALVAKAVDEFGKLDVFVSNAGICPFHEFTTMPEEVYYRTVKTNLDGAFFSTQAAANQMKLQGTGGSIIGISSISALVGGEFQTHYTTTKAGVLSLMQSTAVALGKYNIRCNALLPGTIETDINKDDLKDQSKRDYFNKRIPLGRLGEPSDLAGPAVFLASDLSKYVTGSQILVDGGLFVNLQ; encoded by the coding sequence ATGTCCGGACTGCTAGCTAACAAAGTAGCGGCTATCACCGGTGGATCATCTGGCATCGGGCGAGCAATTGCCCTTGAATTCGCCAAAAATGGCGCCAAAGTTGTCATTAACTACTATCCCAACGAGCAGGAAACAAGTCGAGCTATAAGCCTGGGTAATGAGATTAAACAATTGTTCCCCAACACGACAGAGCCCGTATACAGCTCGGTTCCTGGAGATATTGGAGATCCAGCCACCGGCAAGGCATTAGTTGCAAAAGCTGTAGATGAATTTGGCAAACTTGACGTCTTTGTTTCGAATGCGGGAATCTGCCCGTTTCATGAGTTCACAACAATGCCTGAGGAAGTATACTACCGAACGGTGAAGACGAATCTGGACGGCGCTTTCTTTTCAACACAGGCTGCGGCTAACCAAATGAAACTCCAGGGCACCGGAGGCTCTATTATAGGCATTTCGTCCATTTCAGCACTTGTCGGCGGAGAATTTCAAACCCACTATACTACTACCAAAGCAGGTGTGCTCTCCCTGATGCAGTCTACAGCAGTGGCTCTAGGAAAGTACAATATCCGATGCAACGCTCTACTACCAGGAACCATCGAGACCGACATCAACAAAGACGACCTCAAAGACCAATCCAAACGAGACTACTTCAACAAAAGAATACCACTCGGCCGACTAGGAGAACCGTCCGACCTAGCGGGCCCCGCGGTGTTCCTCGCATCCGACCTCTCCAAGTACGTAACAGGGTCGCAAATCCTCGTAGATGGTGGGCTGTTTGTAAACCTCCAGTAA